A region from the Nostoc punctiforme PCC 73102 genome encodes:
- a CDS encoding CHAT domain-containing protein encodes MFNNGAILATPPNLEIAQSLTQQGFLQLYNGQSEAALKAWQSAYRAYEQLNNKQGMNGSLINQSLALQALGSYANACQVLTQALALENRICPHALKEQTNSSQILSDLKEIFQKQPIQNLQIIGFSNLANVFRAMGEPEVSYTILQYCLTFAAQLQKKEIQDNLLLNLANTEVTLYNQAKSKYQLTDDFTAQKKALILAKSKFDAAQKVYEKLSNSPSTVSLQAKLNWLKLLIDNTSIQLSQYLPLSNSVSRLINDILTNLKQIETLSKVDSIYSKLKLSHNLLKITQSNNLKVKQFTDNNLQSIALSLSQEALASAKKLNNFRAIAYANSTLGEIYAAGGELSKAESSYHDGMLYAQSVQAWDIVYQWQWELARLYKTSGKIEQANKFYSTAIKNLDKVRGDVLLFNSDIQFAFTEKVEPLYREYISLLLNKNNSNKNYNRQAIKIQEQLKFAEVENFLRCGKFAENALDARLDSGLKDLDYIVYLIKLDDRVEVLVKTSQNIYRHTIDLDIIGEPLTNFFNIIQNLEFVDTKGYNFLTYSQAVYQLLIQPIKQYLPSSGKIGFVLDSYFQNLPLDMLYDGQQYLLETYIISVGSSAKQLRQSMLKPAATLASGVSKIGPSFSNPIVPRDLRPLPQVRLEIENIKKANPSAITLLDSEFTHERFSKDIENNSFWAIHLSSHAQFSSDIEQTFVLAWDTPLMVNDLKALLQNKSNLDLLVLSACQTAKGDRRSFLGIAGIAAQAGARSVLASLWLVDADSTAQLMTQFYEGLKSGLTKAEALRSAQLSLLKSDKYFHPYYWSAFILVGG; translated from the coding sequence GTGTTTAACAATGGAGCAATATTAGCAACTCCCCCAAACTTAGAAATAGCGCAATCTCTCACACAGCAAGGATTTTTACAATTATACAACGGACAGTCCGAAGCTGCTTTGAAAGCATGGCAATCAGCTTATCGAGCTTATGAACAATTAAATAACAAGCAGGGGATGAATGGCAGTTTAATTAACCAGAGTTTGGCACTTCAAGCACTAGGCTCTTATGCTAACGCTTGCCAAGTTCTTACTCAGGCTTTAGCACTAGAAAATAGAATTTGCCCTCATGCGTTAAAAGAACAAACTAATTCTTCTCAAATCTTATCTGATTTAAAAGAAATATTTCAAAAACAACCTATCCAAAATTTACAAATTATTGGTTTTTCTAATTTAGCTAATGTTTTCCGAGCTATGGGCGAACCGGAAGTTTCTTATACTATTCTGCAATACTGTTTAACCTTCGCTGCACAATTACAAAAGAAAGAGATTCAAGATAACTTATTACTCAATTTAGCTAATACAGAAGTAACACTTTACAATCAAGCCAAGAGTAAATATCAACTCACTGATGACTTTACTGCTCAAAAGAAAGCACTGATTTTAGCCAAGTCTAAATTCGATGCTGCCCAAAAAGTATACGAAAAACTCAGTAATAGCCCAAGTACAGTTTCTCTACAAGCTAAACTAAACTGGTTAAAGTTACTCATAGATAATACATCAATACAATTGTCACAATACTTACCTTTAAGTAATTCTGTTTCTAGACTAATAAATGATATTCTCACCAATTTGAAACAAATTGAAACGTTATCCAAGGTTGATTCAATTTATAGCAAACTTAAATTATCTCATAACTTACTAAAAATCACCCAAAGTAATAACTTGAAAGTGAAACAATTCACAGATAACAATTTACAATCTATAGCCTTATCCTTATCACAGGAAGCATTAGCTAGTGCCAAGAAGTTAAATAATTTTAGAGCAATTGCTTATGCTAATAGTACTTTAGGTGAAATTTACGCTGCTGGTGGAGAATTATCAAAAGCTGAGAGTTCGTATCATGATGGGATGTTATACGCTCAATCAGTACAGGCTTGGGATATCGTTTATCAATGGCAATGGGAACTAGCTCGGCTTTATAAAACATCTGGTAAAATCGAGCAAGCTAATAAATTTTATTCTACTGCTATAAAAAATCTTGATAAAGTACGTGGTGATGTTTTACTGTTTAACTCTGATATTCAATTTGCTTTCACAGAAAAAGTAGAGCCACTTTACCGCGAATACATATCATTATTACTTAACAAGAATAATTCTAATAAAAACTACAATAGACAAGCTATTAAAATTCAAGAACAACTTAAATTTGCTGAAGTAGAGAATTTCTTGCGTTGTGGTAAATTTGCTGAAAATGCCCTAGATGCAAGATTGGATAGCGGATTAAAAGATTTGGATTATATTGTTTACCTCATTAAATTAGATGACCGAGTAGAGGTGCTTGTTAAAACTTCTCAAAATATCTATCGTCACACAATAGATTTAGATATAATTGGTGAACCTCTGACTAATTTCTTCAATATTATCCAGAATTTAGAATTCGTTGATACTAAAGGTTATAATTTTCTCACTTATTCGCAAGCAGTTTATCAGCTTTTGATTCAACCTATCAAACAATATTTACCCTCATCAGGCAAAATAGGTTTCGTCCTAGATAGTTATTTTCAAAATCTGCCCCTAGATATGTTATATGATGGGCAACAATATTTATTAGAAACATACATTATTTCTGTAGGTTCTAGTGCTAAACAATTGCGGCAATCGATGCTCAAACCAGCTGCAACGTTAGCTAGTGGCGTTTCTAAAATTGGCCCTAGTTTTAGTAATCCTATCGTCCCTAGAGATTTACGTCCTTTACCTCAAGTCAGGTTAGAGATTGAGAATATTAAGAAAGCTAATCCCTCTGCCATTACATTACTTGATAGCGAATTTACCCATGAACGATTTAGTAAAGATATTGAAAACAATTCTTTTTGGGCTATTCATTTAAGTAGCCATGCTCAATTTAGCTCGGACATTGAACAAACCTTTGTCTTAGCATGGGATACTCCCCTGATGGTTAATGATTTAAAAGCTTTACTACAAAATAAAAGCAACCTTGATTTACTGGTGTTGAGTGCTTGCCAAACTGCCAAAGGTGATAGACGCTCCTTTTTGGGTATTGCTGGCATAGCTGCACAAGCTGGAGCGCGTAGTGTTTTAGCCAGTCTATGGCTAGTTGATGCTGATTCTACTGCTCAACTGATGACTCAATTTTATGAAGGACTGAAATCTGGACTTACCAAAGCCGAAGCATTAAGATCAGCACAACTCAGTTTATTAAAAAGTGACAAATATTTTCACCCATATTATTGGAGCGCATTTATTCTCGTTGGCGGATAA
- a CDS encoding serine/threonine-protein kinase → MKILKWNSPQFVERFEREVLALQLINHPNIPQTNGDDDYFTLESENSPFKFRCLIMDKIEGENLENWIETHPPISQELALDWLEQIVAILDLVHHTEFFHRDIKPSNIILDPDGHLYLIDFGAARQITDTYLAKVSSTGGTDRTISNYEITKVISHYYSPLEQAHGHAVPQSDFYALGRTMVRLVTGVKLRELETNHDVGRLIWRHKAPQIDKPLADFIDELMAPNPAHRPQTTGIILWRLKKLPKQNKIYRLTRSKPFMFSAAIASVSLIGLLAYTLGFPVYANNLVAQGQKLEQENNTEQAQKLFDQAVKIRPELSNQISKFYFDIAGRVKENLELEKKYYNLAAKYNPNDIDSYNNLALTCQFLRDINCVNKSYQQLFRLEPNSWTGHYNLANFYETQEKYDLAQEQYNLAIKSGQEQALIAVNNLSRLNNLQGNYTQAQKLAIEGLNKAPSSDKQLRAALYKNLAWAKLTQKDYQGADKDLQTAFKLDSQRVDVYCLLSKAKEALGDINSASGYGEICLLARMDTWLPEVQKWRGELIERIFKKK, encoded by the coding sequence ATGAAGATATTAAAATGGAATTCGCCTCAATTTGTGGAGCGATTTGAGCGCGAGGTTTTAGCCTTGCAATTAATAAATCATCCAAATATTCCGCAGACAAATGGAGATGATGACTACTTTACCCTAGAATCAGAGAACAGCCCCTTCAAATTCCGATGCTTAATCATGGATAAAATTGAAGGGGAAAATTTAGAAAATTGGATAGAAACTCATCCACCAATTTCACAAGAGTTAGCACTAGATTGGTTGGAACAAATAGTAGCAATACTAGATTTAGTACATCATACAGAATTTTTTCATAGAGATATAAAACCAAGTAATATAATTCTAGATCCGGATGGACATTTATATTTAATAGATTTTGGGGCTGCACGCCAGATAACAGATACATATTTAGCCAAAGTAAGCTCGACTGGAGGAACGGACAGAACTATCAGTAATTACGAAATCACCAAAGTAATTTCCCATTATTACAGTCCGCTAGAACAAGCGCATGGTCATGCGGTTCCACAGTCGGATTTTTATGCTTTAGGTCGGACTATGGTTCGGTTGGTGACGGGGGTAAAATTAAGAGAATTAGAGACAAATCATGATGTGGGGAGACTGATCTGGAGACATAAAGCACCACAGATAGATAAGCCATTGGCGGATTTTATTGATGAGTTGATGGCTCCAAATCCAGCACATCGACCACAAACAACGGGAATTATTTTGTGGCGACTGAAAAAACTGCCTAAGCAAAATAAGATTTATAGACTAACAAGGTCGAAACCCTTCATGTTCAGTGCAGCGATCGCCAGCGTTAGTTTGATAGGATTACTAGCTTATACACTTGGATTCCCAGTTTATGCAAATAATTTAGTAGCACAAGGGCAAAAGCTAGAACAAGAAAATAATACAGAACAAGCGCAAAAGCTATTTGACCAAGCAGTAAAAATCCGCCCGGAATTAAGTAATCAAATTTCCAAATTCTACTTTGATATAGCAGGAAGAGTTAAAGAAAATTTAGAATTAGAAAAGAAATATTATAATTTAGCGGCTAAATATAATCCGAATGATATAGATTCATATAATAATCTAGCATTGACTTGTCAATTTTTGAGAGATATAAATTGTGTTAATAAAAGTTACCAACAGCTTTTTAGGCTAGAGCCTAACTCCTGGACAGGACACTACAATTTAGCTAACTTTTATGAAACTCAAGAAAAATATGATTTAGCTCAAGAACAATATAACTTAGCAATTAAATCTGGTCAGGAGCAGGCGTTAATTGCTGTGAATAATTTGTCTAGGTTGAATAATTTGCAAGGAAATTATACTCAAGCTCAAAAACTAGCAATAGAAGGATTGAATAAAGCCCCATCTAGTGATAAACAGTTAAGAGCAGCATTGTATAAAAATTTAGCCTGGGCGAAACTGACGCAAAAAGATTATCAAGGAGCGGATAAAGATTTGCAAACAGCATTTAAGTTAGATTCACAAAGAGTTGATGTGTATTGCTTGTTATCGAAAGCGAAAGAAGCGTTAGGAGATATAAATTCTGCAAGTGGTTACGGTGAAATATGTTTATTGGCAAGGATGGATACGTGGTTGCCAGAAGTACAAAAATGGCGAGGGGAATTAATAGAGAGGATATTTAAAAAGAAATAA
- a CDS encoding NB-ARC domain-containing protein — protein MDLSIEHGVNFQNSLSSSFFTQEQQSLELLQSSPTVSFYQALTVVNNIIFTEKNRSLTKPEIAVLKGAWENQDFSEIGQQSGYKAGYLQRRIAPQLWNLLSETVTKGQQVLKRKVRTLLTEVVINYYQSNPHLELPLFDSQFIKGQLPSSKLSNFYGRQQELYHLKKLINNHRCISLAGVPGVGKTALSAKLLAELSLDSTQHFDFLVWKSVTHSVRLQDLLSELIDLIQPDTSLNLPEYTQALITALIKHLQSHRCLLVLDGFEVLFKTPNLEQRLDYKIFMRRLLEEEHKSCLLLTCRALPNEIYAMSKDDRSILYFRVDGLDTDAALNFLSDQGLTDKNDCLDLIKTYRSNPSELATVAKKIKHFFSGSTEIFFQHKTTFITDEFQSMLDETFGESLEQTERYIMIYLAQRLSLDPAPISFSDLLIQINSSNNISASTSAIIKALEKLEQLSLIESIKDPNTKEIAFTLQPVVKKYINTDPLGLVKPQNSFPSLANAF, from the coding sequence ATGGATTTGAGCATTGAGCATGGGGTAAATTTTCAAAATTCTCTTTCTTCATCCTTTTTTACACAAGAGCAACAGTCTCTGGAGTTACTACAGTCTTCCCCAACCGTATCCTTTTACCAAGCTCTAACTGTAGTCAACAATATAATTTTTACTGAAAAAAATCGCTCCTTGACTAAACCTGAGATCGCCGTCCTCAAGGGTGCATGGGAAAACCAAGATTTTTCTGAGATAGGGCAGCAGTCTGGCTATAAGGCTGGCTATTTACAGCGTCGTATAGCTCCTCAACTGTGGAACTTGCTTTCTGAAACAGTAACCAAAGGACAACAGGTCTTAAAGAGGAAAGTACGAACTCTGCTCACAGAAGTTGTTATAAACTATTATCAATCTAATCCCCACTTAGAACTTCCTTTATTTGATAGCCAGTTTATTAAAGGTCAACTTCCTAGCTCTAAACTATCCAATTTTTACGGTAGGCAACAAGAACTCTACCACTTAAAGAAATTAATTAACAACCACCGATGCATATCTTTGGCAGGTGTTCCTGGGGTTGGCAAAACTGCTTTGTCCGCAAAACTCTTAGCAGAACTTAGCTTAGACTCTACTCAACATTTTGATTTCCTGGTTTGGAAATCAGTAACTCACTCAGTACGCCTTCAAGATTTATTGAGCGAACTAATTGATTTAATTCAACCAGATACTTCTCTCAACTTACCTGAATATACTCAAGCTCTGATTACCGCCTTAATTAAGCATTTACAATCTCATCGTTGTTTACTCGTACTGGATGGTTTTGAGGTTCTGTTTAAAACTCCTAATTTAGAACAAAGATTAGACTATAAAATATTCATGCGTCGGCTGTTAGAGGAAGAGCATAAGAGTTGTTTATTACTGACTTGCCGAGCTTTACCTAATGAAATTTATGCTATGAGCAAAGATGACCGATCTATCCTCTATTTTCGAGTAGACGGTTTAGATACAGATGCTGCTTTAAATTTTTTATCGGATCAAGGTTTAACAGACAAAAACGATTGTCTTGATTTAATTAAAACCTATCGTAGTAATCCCTCAGAATTAGCCACAGTAGCTAAAAAGATTAAACATTTTTTCTCTGGCAGTACAGAAATATTCTTTCAACATAAAACTACTTTTATTACTGATGAGTTTCAATCAATGTTAGATGAAACTTTTGGTGAATCTTTGGAGCAAACCGAACGTTATATTATGATTTATTTAGCTCAAAGATTATCCCTAGACCCCGCACCAATTAGTTTTAGTGACCTCTTAATACAGATCAATTCTTCTAATAATATATCGGCTTCTACTTCGGCAATTATTAAAGCTTTAGAAAAATTAGAACAACTATCTTTAATTGAAAGCATTAAAGATCCAAACACTAAAGAAATCGCCTTTACTTTGCAACCTGTAGTCAAAAAATACATTAATACTGATCCCTTGGGTCTAGTAAAGCCACAAAACTCTTTCCCCTCATTAGCTAACGCATTTTAG
- a CDS encoding DUF3854 domain-containing protein: MQNNQCPEEMGVGDQVLPGNICEYPNYLTAAEYHELAVGSAIHPALIERNFFHVEGESVYDFLFISDKVPRKNAGRVTDGYIKMYQHLLLGGTWIQSLDPFKNWQPMEWGRIKPNFPRIDWHSCKPVKYESPPKTPNRVTYFDVANPIWDKVAKRYLIKRYHSLLTLRLLDQLNPLIFWEWVKQHPEIPVILCEGEKKAACLLSLGFVAIALPGIWNGRVGKQDFDERLHPDLMPLAQPGRKFIILFDYETKAKTRWSVYQATVRTAKAIESAGCECEVALLPGTEKGVDDFVVARGEDANALLTAIINDAKSLFDYQRSYRAKKWGLSKYKPDVTVNIKYLTQALCIPDLEEKCSSVPPLYDISQEQLFTPCVSSTSCGEGEGKQELTDSSSFNAKPSTQNPKKSFRFPEKGLVVLWSDMGTGKTELMRWWRDQNPDARFLNNGHRVNLLKNLAERLRTAMYSDLGYTGLAQAQALSITIDSLHKLNTQSLTYGCIFIDEACQYLTHLLHSNTCKQHRAAILEVLEYIVYNAPLVVIADAHMDDLTVDFFRSMRPLGEVPYIIKNEWRNGERTIYWYEGDNSSALVAQISAALMLGEKVMVASDSKRFIKKLDKSFTIKYEESSSSPSELGSLKGKGDTSTALSNRVKEELTDSSSALSPLPLTPCPARRTSYRIWSVHSDNSGSDENVAFIKDITNAVKNFDALFTSPSLGTGVDISEYHFDLVFGVFHGVSQTATECAQQLYRYRPKVPFHIWVAKRPPFGYKDTNASKIKERLLQTNEMTAFLLRIDRETGKRGAEKDWALEAYCQIMANRHYSLNNLRDDLRSLLTEMGNTFIYVGSDSDPQSLESLKAAAQALDRAHNSAVAKAKNITLSEYRARQSKDYLDPNEIFECEKFRISDSYGIEVTESLVEMDKGGRLIRAIAGLEAILAPPEESFTDPKTGQTYPTPPTIVTQKDRTERDNLPLCIDWGNYSARWLARFNLGLHQILTSLMKGDEVTADDSTLLKMTEIAKNCAAHVKAILGFTIPSDCKPIWLLATMLEQLGLKLTFRKQGKRGQQVKLFSLSKEELEFAMHVIAHRETKRNQKENRTYYATQTPAAYSVNPNQQPVSTPPLDAIGNSHEGGVDTTDKSRGAGEQGSKGTGELRDTEEIFTNSFPSAPLPPCPSALFTDRTTLLHCVEILRSGITKGVDAIKGILKQWTGDLRWETVLELEAIAANELRLVEAAVPEFYTLLNEEVLPMEGAS, from the coding sequence GTGCAAAATAACCAATGCCCAGAAGAGATGGGCGTTGGGGATCAAGTGTTGCCAGGTAACATTTGTGAATACCCCAATTATCTTACTGCCGCCGAGTATCATGAATTAGCGGTGGGCAGCGCCATTCATCCGGCGTTGATTGAGCGCAACTTTTTCCATGTAGAGGGAGAATCAGTTTATGATTTCCTGTTCATATCTGATAAAGTCCCACGTAAGAATGCGGGTCGGGTAACAGATGGATACATTAAAATGTATCAGCATCTATTACTGGGTGGGACGTGGATTCAGTCACTTGACCCCTTTAAAAACTGGCAACCGATGGAGTGGGGAAGGATCAAGCCCAACTTTCCTCGCATTGATTGGCACTCCTGTAAACCCGTCAAATACGAGTCACCGCCTAAAACCCCCAACCGCGTTACCTACTTTGATGTCGCTAACCCCATTTGGGACAAAGTTGCAAAGCGTTATTTAATTAAGCGCTATCATTCACTTTTAACATTGCGCTTACTGGATCAACTCAATCCACTAATATTTTGGGAGTGGGTAAAGCAACATCCAGAGATTCCAGTTATCTTATGCGAGGGCGAAAAAAAAGCGGCCTGCTTGCTCTCTTTAGGGTTTGTAGCGATCGCACTCCCTGGAATCTGGAACGGGCGCGTGGGCAAACAAGATTTTGATGAACGGTTGCATCCAGATTTAATGCCCTTGGCACAACCGGGACGCAAGTTCATTATATTATTTGATTACGAAACTAAAGCTAAAACCAGGTGGTCAGTTTACCAGGCAACTGTTCGCACAGCAAAAGCAATTGAGTCTGCTGGTTGTGAATGTGAAGTTGCGCTGTTGCCGGGGACAGAGAAAGGTGTAGATGATTTTGTTGTGGCGCGGGGCGAAGATGCTAACGCTCTATTAACTGCGATTATTAACGATGCCAAATCTCTTTTTGACTACCAGCGCTCATATCGAGCTAAGAAATGGGGACTCAGTAAATACAAACCGGATGTCACAGTCAATATTAAATATTTGACCCAAGCACTCTGCATTCCGGATCTGGAGGAAAAATGTTCATCTGTCCCGCCACTTTACGATATTTCACAAGAGCAATTGTTCACACCTTGTGTTAGCTCTACAAGCTGTGGGGAGGGAGAAGGAAAACAAGAATTAACAGATTCTAGCTCCTTTAACGCCAAACCAAGTACCCAAAATCCTAAAAAATCTTTCCGTTTTCCAGAAAAAGGACTGGTTGTACTCTGGAGCGATATGGGCACTGGCAAAACTGAACTTATGCGCTGGTGGCGTGACCAAAATCCTGATGCCAGATTTCTCAACAATGGACATCGGGTTAACTTGTTGAAAAATCTTGCCGAACGTTTGCGGACGGCGATGTATTCAGACTTGGGTTACACAGGTTTAGCCCAGGCCCAAGCCCTTAGTATTACTATTGACAGCTTGCACAAACTCAATACTCAGTCTCTCACCTACGGCTGCATATTTATTGATGAAGCCTGCCAATACCTCACCCACCTACTGCACAGTAATACTTGCAAACAGCACCGTGCCGCCATTTTGGAGGTACTGGAATATATAGTATACAACGCGCCACTGGTCGTCATCGCTGATGCACACATGGATGACCTGACTGTGGATTTCTTCCGCTCCATGCGACCACTCGGTGAAGTACCTTACATCATTAAAAACGAGTGGCGAAACGGGGAGCGCACAATTTATTGGTACGAGGGGGATAATTCAAGCGCCCTAGTTGCCCAAATCTCGGCAGCGTTGATGCTTGGAGAAAAAGTTATGGTTGCCAGTGACAGTAAGCGTTTTATCAAAAAACTCGACAAATCCTTTACTATCAAGTACGAAGAATCTAGTAGTTCGCCAAGTGAACTTGGCTCTTTAAAGGGTAAAGGGGATACTTCGACTGCGCTCAGTAACCGGGTAAAGGAAGAATTAACAGATTCCTCCTCCGCCCTTTCCCCCTTACCCCTTACCCCTTGCCCAGCCCGTAGGACTTCATACCGCATTTGGTCGGTTCATTCAGACAATTCTGGCAGTGATGAGAATGTCGCTTTCATCAAAGATATCACCAACGCCGTCAAAAACTTTGATGCCTTGTTCACCTCTCCCAGTCTCGGTACTGGTGTCGATATTTCTGAGTATCATTTTGATTTAGTATTTGGTGTGTTTCACGGCGTTTCCCAAACTGCTACTGAGTGCGCTCAACAACTGTACCGTTATCGTCCAAAAGTCCCGTTTCATATTTGGGTGGCAAAGCGTCCTCCCTTCGGTTACAAGGATACAAATGCATCCAAAATCAAAGAGCGCCTCTTGCAAACCAATGAAATGACTGCTTTTCTGTTGCGAATTGACAGAGAAACAGGCAAGCGGGGAGCGGAGAAAGATTGGGCGCTTGAGGCTTACTGCCAAATTATGGCTAACCGCCACTATTCTCTCAATAATCTCCGTGATGATTTGCGATCGCTCCTCACCGAAATGGGCAATACATTTATATATGTGGGCAGTGATTCAGATCCTCAGTCTCTCGAAAGTCTTAAAGCAGCAGCACAAGCTTTGGATCGTGCCCACAATTCGGCTGTTGCCAAGGCCAAGAATATTACTTTGAGCGAGTACCGTGCCCGTCAGAGCAAAGATTACCTTGACCCTAATGAAATTTTTGAATGCGAAAAATTCCGCATTTCTGATTCTTACGGCATCGAAGTAACCGAATCGCTCGTAGAAATGGATAAAGGTGGCCGCTTAATTAGAGCAATTGCTGGACTTGAGGCCATTTTAGCCCCACCCGAAGAATCGTTTACTGACCCCAAAACTGGGCAAACTTATCCTACGCCACCAACAATTGTCACCCAAAAAGACCGCACCGAGCGCGACAATCTACCTTTGTGCATCGACTGGGGCAATTATTCGGCGCGGTGGCTGGCTAGATTTAACCTGGGGCTGCATCAAATTCTCACTTCTTTAATGAAGGGTGATGAAGTTACTGCCGACGATTCCACCTTACTCAAGATGACGGAGATCGCTAAAAACTGCGCTGCTCACGTCAAAGCAATTCTTGGGTTTACTATTCCCAGTGACTGTAAACCTATTTGGTTGCTGGCCACAATGCTAGAGCAGCTGGGGCTAAAACTGACTTTCCGCAAGCAGGGTAAACGGGGTCAACAGGTGAAACTTTTCTCTTTATCTAAAGAGGAATTAGAATTTGCAATGCATGTAATTGCTCATCGTGAAACGAAGCGTAATCAAAAAGAAAATCGAACCTATTATGCGACCCAAACCCCTGCTGCGTATAGTGTAAACCCCAATCAGCAGCCCGTATCCACACCCCCCCTTGATGCTATAGGGAACTCCCATGAAGGAGGGGTGGATACTACAGATAAGAGCAGGGGAGCAGGGGAGCAAGGGAGCAAGGGAACAGGGGAGTTGAGGGACACAGAAGAAATTTTTACAAATTCTTTCCCCTCTGCCCCCCTGCCCCCCTGCCCCTCTGCTCTCTTCACAGATCGCACTACCCTACTCCATTGCGTGGAAATACTTCGCTCTGGCATTACCAAGGGAGTGGACGCAATCAAAGGCATTCTCAAGCAATGGACTGGGGATTTGCGCTGGGAAACGGTGCTGGAACTTGAAGCGATCGCGGCAAATGAACTGCGACTTGTCGAGGCTGCAGTACCGGAATTTTACACCTTGCTAAATGAAGAAGTGTTGCCAATGGAGGGGGCTAGCTAG